In Caldisericaceae bacterium, a single window of DNA contains:
- a CDS encoding 2-oxoacid:acceptor oxidoreductase family protein, translating into MKTEIRLAGSGGQGIILASILLAEAAGIYDQKNVLQSQVYGAAARGEISKADVIISDSEIYFPEVRLPDVMLILTQESYDTFSKQIKPTTLIIVDNFYVKRINESLNNYVFSITDIALNITNKRISSNIVALGIISGLTDVVSLNALTETIKNHFKEGVQKNIEALYAGYKIGIGGKNG; encoded by the coding sequence ATGAAAACGGAGATAAGACTTGCAGGTTCTGGTGGGCAAGGTATTATTCTTGCAAGTATCCTTCTTGCCGAGGCAGCAGGTATATACGACCAAAAAAATGTTCTTCAATCACAGGTTTATGGTGCTGCAGCAAGAGGGGAAATCTCAAAAGCTGATGTGATTATTTCTGATTCGGAAATTTATTTTCCAGAAGTGCGTTTGCCTGATGTTATGCTTATCTTAACTCAGGAATCATACGATACTTTTAGTAAACAAATAAAGCCAACTACCTTGATCATCGTTGATAATTTTTATGTGAAGAGAATAAATGAGAGTCTTAATAATTATGTATTTTCTATCACTGATATTGCTTTGAATATAACCAATAAAAGAATTTCATCTAATATTGTTGCCCTTGGTATAATAAGTGGCTTAACAGATGTTGTGAGTCTTAATGCACTTACAGAGACAATTAAAAATCATTTCAAGGAAGGTGTTCAAAAGAATATTGAGGCTTTATACGCGGGTTATAAAATAGGAATTGGAGGTAAAAATGGGTAA